A single genomic interval of Armigeres subalbatus isolate Guangzhou_Male chromosome 1, GZ_Asu_2, whole genome shotgun sequence harbors:
- the LOC134205972 gene encoding uncharacterized protein LOC134205972, with protein MDGEKSQNPDAPRNCQSCDRPDTAESEMVQCSACKLWEHFGCAGVDGSVKQPDIRYVCGKCMAKQGPSTGGALQVPRDDKTKKKVAKGSSRTTSKRGKTAADPPKSVSSSIREKLLDEELKLVAEEQRLQEEALHEQEDIRRRQLAEEERRLEEKRRLAQEESEMRGRKLQEELELKRKKMQIRKESLEKRQALIREAALTSSRSGSVQNSSEKVKQWLDLQNGVGGSKGELGDDGNGQRQPANHDPLENPVDPAFEYPDIRALSVVPDLPRFPNASAQMMQNPLRRSSRQSADHDPREHPADPAFQYPGIGALPVGPDFPRFPNAPSQLTQNPLRRSLTIRPPVHTGLSSSATSNSPQQPVDTQKRRI; from the coding sequence atggatggtgaaaaatcCCAAAACCCGGACGCCCCACGGAACTGCCAGTCCTGCGATCGGCCCGATACAGCGGAGAGCGAGATGGTCCAGTGCAGCGCCTGCAAACTATGGGAGCACTTCGGATGTGCTGGAGTCGATGGGAGCGTGAAACAACCCGATATAAGGTATGTCTGTGGGAAGTGCATGGCCAAGCAGGGACCTTCTACCGGAGGGGCCCTCCAAGTCCCCAGGGACGACAAGACGAAGAAGAAAGTCGCGAAAGGAAGTTCTAGAACAACGTCGAAAAGGGGGAAAACGGCTGCTGATCCACCGAAGAGTGTCTCGTCCAGTATCCGGGAGAAGCTATTGGATGAAGAGTTAAAGCTCGTCGCGGAAGAGCAGCGGCTGCAAGAAGAAGCACTACATGAGCAAGAAGATATTCGACGGCGCCAGTTGGCCGAAGAGGAACGCCGACTGGAGGAAAAACGGCGACTAGCGCAAGAGGAAAGTGAGATGCGCGGGCGAAAACTGCAGGAAGAGCTGGAGTTGAAGCGGAAGAAGATGCAGATTCGGAAGGAGTCGCTCGAGAAACGCCAGGCTCTCATCCGAGAAGCGGCGTTGACGAGCAGCAGGAGTGGTTCGGTCCAGAATTCAAGCGAGAAGGTGAAACAGTGGCTAGATTTGCAGAACGGTGTTGGAGGATCCAAAGGAGAACTAGGGGACGACGGCAATGGACAACGACAGCCTGCCAATCACGATCCACTAGAAAATCCTGTAGACCCAGCATTCGAATACCCCGATATCAGAGCGCTTTCGGTCGTGCCGGACCTTCCCCGCTTTCCGAACGCGTCAGCTCAAATGATGCAAAATCCTTTACGGCGCTCGTCAAGACAGTCTGCCGATCACGATCCACGGGAACATCCCGCGGACCCAGCATTTCAGTACCCTGGTATCGGAGCGCTTCCGGTCGGGCCGGACTTTCCCCGCTTTCCGAACGCGCCAAGTCAATTAACGCAAAATCCTTTGCGACGCTCATTGACCATTCGTCCACCGGTTCACACTGGCCTATCTTCATCAGCAACTTCGAACAGTCCACAGCAACCTGTGGATACTCAGAAGCGGAGAATCTAG